The Candidatus Parvarchaeota archaeon genome includes a region encoding these proteins:
- a CDS encoding PHP domain-containing protein, with amino-acid sequence MKIDFHVHSNHSVDALDTVESLALAARKKGLDAIAVCDHDTMARKGGRPQLIGGVLVLFGTEVSTAQGHVQVFGTGKTYKKGIDAFKLVEKVKSEGGITIVAHPYSRRGHALHELAPQVGATALEKFNGRDFVHSWRARRLIAVGTGGSDAHVAAEVGNAWTEIETIKPSHKNLASAEADILSAVAKGQITARYRPSLASIASRYAQKLGRFIRTGKVGMYAPPNKG; translated from the coding sequence ATGAAAATAGATTTTCATGTCCACTCGAACCACTCTGTTGATGCTCTTGATACTGTCGAGTCCCTTGCACTTGCTGCAAGGAAAAAGGGCCTTGATGCAATAGCTGTCTGCGACCATGACACAATGGCAAGAAAAGGCGGCAGGCCGCAGCTTATCGGCGGCGTGCTTGTGCTTTTCGGGACTGAGGTTTCAACAGCCCAGGGGCACGTGCAGGTTTTTGGCACTGGCAAAACATACAAGAAGGGCATTGACGCATTCAAGCTTGTTGAAAAAGTGAAATCCGAAGGCGGCATAACAATTGTGGCCCACCCGTACTCAAGGCGAGGGCATGCTCTGCACGAGCTTGCGCCGCAGGTGGGGGCAACAGCACTTGAGAAGTTCAATGGCAGGGATTTTGTGCACTCGTGGCGTGCGCGAAGGCTCATTGCGGTTGGCACAGGCGGCTCCGATGCTCATGTTGCGGCAGAGGTTGGCAATGCCTGGACTGAAATTGAAACGATCAAACCCTCACACAAAAACCTGGCAAGTGCGGAAGCAGACATACTAAGTGCTGTTGCAAAAGGGCAAATCACTGCCCGCTACAGGCCAAGCCTTGCATCAATAGCTTCAAGGTATGCCCAGAAACTTGGCAGGTTCATAAGAACAGGAAAAGTTGGAATGTATGCCCCTCCAAACAAAGGCTAG